One part of the Nostoc sp. PCC 7120 = FACHB-418 genome encodes these proteins:
- the hppD gene encoding 4-hydroxyphenylpyruvate dioxygenase, translated as MKIDHVHFYVEDAKVWRDWFLNYLGFTGVSSNIGSLHTCTEVVQSGDVCFLLSSPLLSTSPVAEFLRQHPPGVSDVAFAVEDVEVAIAHAQAHGATILQPIGERQIGNISRQCGKIAAWGGLTHTLIEKLNSDNQITSSPNFITAIDHIVLNVAVGELEAAVAWYEKILDLQPRQAFKIQTDRSALHSQVMVSRDGSVQLPINEPASSNSQIQEFLNFNRGAGIQHIALQTQNIVDAIAQFRNRGLPLLSVPQTYYTQLKQRLEIPLSSAELEAIAQQEILVDWRKDNQNGVLLQIFTQPIFAEPTFFLEFIERRSQAQGFGEGNFRALFEAIESEQMKRGTLQ; from the coding sequence ATGAAAATTGATCATGTTCATTTCTATGTCGAAGATGCCAAGGTGTGGCGAGATTGGTTCCTCAACTATCTGGGTTTTACCGGAGTAAGTAGTAATATCGGTTCTCTACATACTTGTACGGAGGTGGTGCAAAGTGGAGATGTCTGCTTTTTGCTGTCTTCTCCATTATTATCTACTAGTCCTGTGGCTGAATTTCTGCGTCAACATCCGCCTGGAGTGTCAGATGTGGCGTTTGCGGTAGAAGATGTAGAGGTAGCGATCGCTCATGCCCAGGCTCATGGTGCTACAATCCTACAACCTATAGGAGAACGTCAAATTGGTAATATCTCTCGCCAGTGTGGCAAAATAGCCGCTTGGGGTGGCTTAACTCATACGTTAATTGAAAAATTAAATTCCGATAACCAGATAACTTCATCACCTAATTTTATTACCGCCATAGACCATATAGTCTTAAATGTCGCCGTAGGTGAGTTAGAAGCGGCTGTGGCTTGGTATGAAAAAATTCTCGATTTGCAACCCCGACAGGCTTTTAAGATTCAAACCGATCGCTCTGCCTTGCATAGCCAAGTTATGGTTTCTCGTGATGGTAGTGTACAATTGCCAATTAACGAGCCAGCATCCAGCAATTCGCAAATACAAGAATTTCTCAACTTTAATCGAGGAGCAGGCATTCAGCATATCGCCTTGCAAACACAAAATATTGTAGATGCGATCGCCCAATTTCGTAACCGTGGTTTACCACTGCTTTCAGTTCCCCAAACTTATTACACACAACTCAAACAGCGTCTAGAGATTCCTCTATCATCAGCAGAATTAGAGGCGATCGCTCAACAAGAAATTTTGGTAGACTGGCGAAAGGATAATCAAAATGGGGTACTATTGCAAATTTTCACCCAACCCATATTTGCAGAACCAACTTTTTTCTTAGAATTTATTGAACGTCGTTCCCAAGCCCAAGGTTTTGGGGAAGGTAACTTTCGCGCCTTATTTGAAGCTATCGAAAGCGAACAAATGAAGCGGGGAACGTTGCAGTAA
- a CDS encoding class I SAM-dependent methyltransferase, which translates to MTNDFLKNKKFIFDRWANSYDWLFPSIFYQAIHKRLLEFVDLSQPANILDLGCGTGRLLERLANKFPELRGTGLDLSSNMLRQARLSNRHHPRLIFLEGKAESLPFGDGQFDAVFNTISFLHYREPEKVLQEVSRVLSPGGRFYLVDFTTTREKLPEILPISSQGIRFYSPHQREVLGSSTGLLCVNHHYLLGPVLLTIFAKPS; encoded by the coding sequence ATGACTAATGATTTCCTCAAGAACAAAAAGTTTATTTTTGACCGTTGGGCTAATAGTTATGACTGGCTATTTCCCTCGATTTTTTACCAAGCCATTCACAAGCGGTTGCTGGAATTTGTCGATTTATCGCAGCCAGCCAACATACTTGATTTAGGTTGTGGAACCGGGCGCTTATTAGAACGCCTCGCTAATAAATTTCCTGAACTGCGAGGTACAGGTTTAGATTTATCTTCTAATATGTTACGCCAAGCAAGGCTCAGTAATCGTCATCATCCTCGGTTAATTTTTCTGGAAGGTAAAGCAGAGTCTCTTCCTTTCGGTGATGGTCAATTTGATGCTGTGTTCAACACCATCAGTTTCTTGCATTATCGTGAACCGGAAAAGGTGCTGCAAGAGGTGTCGCGGGTGCTTTCTCCTGGTGGACGTTTCTATTTGGTGGACTTTACCACCACAAGGGAAAAATTACCAGAAATATTGCCAATATCTTCTCAGGGAATTAGATTCTATAGCCCCCACCAACGTGAAGTTCTTGGCTCATCTACGGGGTTATTGTGTGTGAATCATCATTATTTATTAGGGCCGGTTTTGCTGACCATTTTTGCTAAACCAAGCTGA
- a CDS encoding Mo-dependent nitrogenase C-terminal domain-containing protein, translated as MTVFLQTYSHKDLLYPIRQWLGGIEIHNSKLAHLLCKLIPAQCPFERDVNLFGRILFHIPPMCKLNPLYEEVVGLRFKALCYLADECGEDITVYC; from the coding sequence ATGACAGTCTTTTTACAAACTTACTCTCACAAAGACTTACTATATCCTATCCGCCAATGGTTAGGAGGAATCGAAATTCATAACTCTAAACTAGCTCATCTGTTATGCAAACTTATCCCTGCTCAATGTCCATTTGAAAGAGACGTGAACCTATTTGGCCGTATATTGTTTCATATCCCGCCAATGTGTAAGTTAAATCCTTTATATGAGGAAGTTGTGGGCTTACGTTTCAAAGCCTTGTGTTACCTAGCTGATGAATGTGGAGAAGATATCACAGTTTATTGCTAG
- a CDS encoding bifunctional acetate--CoA ligase family protein/GNAT family N-acetyltransferase, which yields MQKSLKPSSDRTSDILQAEKSNPLDAIFAPQSVAIIGASEKVGSVGRTILWNLISNPFGGTVFPVNPKRHSVLGIKAYPSIAAIPETVDLAIIATPASTVPGIISECVDAGVQGVIIISAGFKEAGAEGIALERQILEEARRGNIRIIGPNCLGVMSPRTGLNATFASSMARSGNVGFLSQSGALCTAILDWSVRENVGFSAFVSIGSMLDVGWGDLIYYLGDDPQTKSIVIYMESIGDARSFISAAREVALTKPIIVIKAGRTEAAAKAAASHTGALAGSDAVLDAAFRRCGVLRVNSISDLFDMAEVLAKQPRPKGPRLTILTNAGGPGVLATDALIETGGEIAPISPETITSLDQILPTHWSHANPIDILGDADPQRYTQALEIAAKDTNSDGLLVILTPQAMTDPTQTAEQLKPYAQIAGKPILASWMGGADVATGEVILNRQRIPTYAYPDTAARVFSYMWQSSYNLRGIYETPVLPVETTSGLPDRNLVEKIISTARQAKRTILTEYESKQILAAYGIPIVATCVAKTEDEAIKCAESIGYPVVVKLYSHTITHKTDVGGVQLNLPDADAVRRAYRMIAESVEQKAGSEHFLGVTIQPMVKTDGYELIIGSSLDPQFGPVLLFGAGGQLVEVFQDGAIALPPLNSTLARRMMEHTKIYKALKGVRGRQSVDMEGLEQLLVAFSQLVVEQHWIKEIDINPLLASPMGENSSLIALDARVVLHEPNVTEDQLPKLAIRPYPTQYVDEWTMKNGTPVTIRPIRPEDEPLLVQFHKTLSEESVYFRYFHLMKLSHRITHERLTRICFIDYDREMALVIESQGEILAVGRLSKLHGTKTAEFAMLVSDRYQSQGLGGELLQRLVQIGRDEQIERITADILADNYGMQRVCEKLGFKLERTAEASVMKAELVIGIL from the coding sequence ATGCAAAAATCTCTCAAGCCAAGCAGTGACCGTACCTCTGATATATTGCAGGCAGAGAAATCAAATCCCCTGGATGCCATCTTTGCTCCCCAAAGTGTCGCCATTATTGGTGCGAGTGAAAAGGTGGGTAGTGTAGGACGCACCATCCTATGGAACTTGATTAGTAACCCCTTTGGTGGGACTGTTTTCCCCGTCAATCCTAAACGTCATAGTGTTTTGGGAATTAAAGCCTACCCTTCAATTGCGGCGATTCCCGAAACCGTAGATTTGGCAATTATCGCTACCCCAGCCTCCACAGTACCGGGGATTATTTCTGAGTGTGTAGATGCGGGTGTACAAGGGGTAATTATTATTTCTGCCGGCTTTAAAGAAGCTGGTGCTGAAGGTATAGCTTTAGAAAGGCAGATTCTAGAAGAGGCGCGACGGGGTAACATTCGCATCATAGGCCCCAACTGCTTGGGTGTGATGAGTCCCCGCACTGGACTAAATGCAACCTTCGCCAGTTCAATGGCGCGTTCTGGAAACGTGGGTTTTCTTAGTCAAAGTGGCGCACTGTGTACCGCTATTCTTGATTGGAGTGTGCGGGAAAATGTGGGTTTTAGTGCCTTTGTTTCTATCGGTTCTATGCTAGATGTGGGTTGGGGCGACCTGATTTATTATCTGGGTGATGACCCCCAGACTAAAAGTATAGTCATATATATGGAATCAATTGGTGATGCGCGATCGTTTATTTCTGCGGCGCGAGAAGTAGCACTCACCAAACCGATAATTGTGATTAAAGCCGGACGTACAGAAGCAGCCGCCAAAGCCGCCGCATCTCATACAGGTGCATTGGCGGGGAGTGATGCTGTCTTAGATGCAGCTTTCCGGCGTTGTGGGGTGTTGCGGGTAAATAGTATTTCTGATTTGTTCGATATGGCGGAAGTATTAGCAAAACAACCCCGTCCCAAAGGCCCACGACTGACGATTTTGACCAATGCCGGCGGGCCTGGAGTCCTGGCTACAGATGCTTTAATTGAGACTGGCGGCGAAATTGCCCCCATTTCCCCAGAAACAATCACCTCCCTTGACCAAATCTTACCTACACACTGGAGTCACGCCAACCCAATAGATATTCTTGGTGATGCTGACCCCCAACGTTACACCCAAGCTTTAGAAATTGCAGCCAAAGACACCAATAGTGATGGTTTATTGGTGATTCTCACTCCCCAAGCCATGACAGACCCCACCCAAACGGCGGAACAGTTGAAACCCTACGCCCAAATTGCTGGTAAACCCATCCTGGCGAGTTGGATGGGGGGTGCAGATGTGGCTACTGGGGAAGTGATTCTCAATCGTCAACGTATCCCTACTTATGCTTATCCAGATACGGCGGCGCGGGTGTTTAGTTATATGTGGCAATCCAGCTACAACCTGCGCGGTATCTACGAAACGCCTGTATTACCCGTAGAGACTACATCTGGTTTACCAGACCGCAATTTAGTAGAGAAGATTATCTCTACAGCTCGTCAGGCAAAACGCACAATTTTAACTGAATATGAGTCCAAGCAAATTTTAGCAGCCTATGGCATCCCGATTGTGGCTACTTGTGTCGCTAAAACTGAGGATGAGGCTATTAAATGTGCTGAGAGTATTGGTTATCCAGTTGTTGTCAAACTCTATTCCCACACAATTACCCATAAAACTGATGTGGGTGGTGTCCAGTTAAACCTCCCAGATGCAGACGCAGTACGCCGCGCTTATCGGATGATTGCTGAATCGGTGGAACAGAAAGCGGGTAGTGAGCATTTCTTGGGTGTGACTATCCAGCCAATGGTAAAAACGGATGGCTACGAATTGATTATTGGTAGTAGCCTTGACCCGCAATTTGGGCCAGTGTTGTTGTTTGGTGCTGGCGGACAATTAGTCGAAGTGTTTCAAGATGGAGCGATCGCACTTCCTCCCCTTAATAGTACATTGGCACGGCGCATGATGGAACACACCAAGATTTACAAAGCCCTCAAAGGTGTGCGGGGACGGCAAAGTGTCGATATGGAAGGACTTGAACAACTACTAGTAGCGTTTAGTCAGTTGGTAGTCGAACAGCATTGGATTAAAGAAATTGATATTAATCCCTTGCTGGCTTCACCTATGGGTGAAAATTCTTCACTGATTGCGCTAGATGCGCGGGTGGTACTACATGAACCAAACGTGACAGAAGACCAACTACCAAAATTAGCAATTCGACCATACCCCACCCAATATGTAGACGAGTGGACAATGAAAAACGGGACTCCTGTAACAATCCGTCCCATTCGTCCCGAAGATGAGCCATTATTAGTACAATTCCACAAGACACTTTCCGAAGAAAGCGTTTATTTCCGTTACTTCCACCTGATGAAACTGAGTCATCGCATCACCCACGAACGACTGACCCGCATCTGCTTTATTGACTATGACCGAGAAATGGCTTTGGTAATAGAATCTCAAGGGGAAATTTTGGCAGTTGGTAGGTTAAGCAAACTGCATGGTACAAAGACAGCCGAGTTTGCTATGTTAGTAAGCGATCGCTATCAATCTCAAGGCTTAGGTGGAGAATTGTTGCAGCGCTTGGTGCAAATTGGACGCGATGAGCAAATCGAACGCATCACGGCTGACATCCTCGCTGATAATTATGGGATGCAGCGAGTTTGTGAAAAGTTGGGTTTTAAACTAGAACGCACCGCCGAAGCAAGTGTTATGAAAGCGGAATTGGTAATTGGGATTTTGTGA
- the shc gene encoding squalene--hopene cyclase: MRTQDRVQVNSIAEAIAASQKYLLSLQNPAGYWWAELESNVTITAEVVLLHKIWGTDKTRPLHKVEAYLRSQQKQHGGWELFYGDGGELSTSVEAYMALKLLGVPATDPAMIQARDFILQRGGISKTRIFTKFHLALIGCYNWRGLPSLPAWVMLLPNQFPVNIYEMSSWARSSTVPLLIVFDQKPVYQVNPTITLDELYAEGVENVRYELPRSGDWTDLFLTLDEGFKLAESFNFIPFREEGIKAAEKWIIERQEATGDWGGIIPAMLNSMLALRSLGYDTNDPIVERGLQALDNFAIETVDCYRVQPCVSPVWDTAWVIRALIDSGIAPDHPAIVKAGEWLLQKQILDYGDWNVKNRQGKPGAWAFEFENRFYPDVDDTAVVVMALHAAKLPNEQLKQKACDRALQWVASMQCKPGGWAAFDLDNDQDWLNSVPYGDLKAMIDPNTADVTARVIEMLGACNLSIDSHNLERALTYLLNEQEAEGCWFGRWGVNYIYGTSGVLSALALINPQKYQRHIQQGATWLVGCQNPDGGWGETCFSYNDPSLKGQGDSTPSQTAWALIGLIAAGEATGNFAHDAIERGINHLVSTQQPDGSWFEAYFTGTGFPCHFYLKYHYYQQYFPLIALGRYQAIKSL, from the coding sequence ATGCGAACACAAGACAGGGTACAAGTCAATTCTATTGCAGAGGCGATCGCAGCTAGTCAAAAATATCTGCTATCACTACAAAATCCGGCTGGTTACTGGTGGGCGGAGTTGGAATCGAACGTCACCATCACGGCTGAAGTTGTCTTACTCCACAAAATTTGGGGAACAGATAAAACTCGACCTCTACATAAAGTAGAAGCTTATCTGCGATCGCAACAAAAGCAGCATGGCGGTTGGGAATTATTTTATGGGGATGGGGGCGAACTCAGTACATCGGTTGAGGCGTACATGGCGCTGAAGTTGCTTGGTGTACCTGCAACCGACCCCGCCATGATTCAGGCGCGAGATTTTATTCTCCAGCGTGGTGGTATCAGCAAAACCCGCATTTTTACCAAGTTTCACCTCGCACTCATCGGCTGCTACAACTGGCGTGGTCTTCCTTCTCTCCCAGCTTGGGTGATGCTGTTACCCAATCAGTTCCCTGTGAATATTTACGAAATGTCCAGTTGGGCGCGTTCCAGCACTGTCCCACTGTTGATTGTCTTTGACCAAAAACCTGTCTACCAAGTCAACCCAACTATTACCCTGGATGAGTTATACGCGGAAGGTGTGGAGAATGTCCGCTATGAATTACCCCGCAGTGGTGACTGGACTGATTTATTCCTCACTTTAGATGAAGGCTTCAAGCTGGCAGAAAGTTTCAATTTTATTCCCTTTCGAGAAGAAGGTATCAAAGCCGCCGAGAAGTGGATTATAGAACGCCAAGAAGCCACAGGCGACTGGGGGGGAATCATTCCCGCTATGTTAAATTCCATGCTGGCTTTGCGCTCTTTGGGTTATGACACCAACGACCCAATTGTAGAACGAGGTTTACAAGCCCTTGATAACTTTGCCATCGAAACAGTAGATTGTTATCGAGTCCAGCCTTGTGTGTCACCTGTGTGGGATACAGCTTGGGTTATCCGGGCGTTGATTGACTCTGGTATAGCACCAGACCATCCGGCTATAGTCAAGGCGGGAGAATGGCTATTACAAAAGCAAATTCTTGACTATGGTGACTGGAATGTCAAAAATCGCCAAGGTAAGCCAGGGGCTTGGGCGTTTGAGTTTGAGAATCGCTTTTACCCAGATGTGGATGATACGGCTGTTGTCGTTATGGCACTCCACGCCGCTAAACTCCCTAATGAACAATTAAAGCAGAAGGCGTGCGATCGCGCCCTGCAATGGGTAGCATCAATGCAATGCAAACCCGGCGGCTGGGCAGCTTTTGATCTTGATAATGACCAGGATTGGCTCAATTCCGTACCCTATGGCGACTTAAAGGCCATGATTGACCCCAACACAGCAGATGTTACCGCCAGGGTAATCGAAATGTTGGGTGCTTGTAATTTATCTATCGATTCCCACAATCTGGAACGGGCGCTGACCTATCTGTTAAATGAACAGGAAGCAGAAGGCTGTTGGTTTGGGCGTTGGGGTGTAAATTACATTTATGGAACTAGCGGTGTTCTCTCCGCCTTAGCTTTAATCAATCCGCAAAAATATCAACGCCATATTCAACAGGGTGCTACTTGGTTAGTTGGTTGTCAAAACCCCGATGGCGGTTGGGGTGAAACTTGCTTTAGCTACAACGACCCCAGCCTGAAAGGTCAAGGTGACAGTACACCATCCCAAACAGCCTGGGCGTTAATTGGGTTGATAGCAGCTGGTGAAGCCACTGGTAATTTTGCTCATGATGCTATTGAACGGGGAATTAATCATCTGGTATCCACACAACAACCAGACGGTAGTTGGTTTGAGGCATACTTTACCGGAACAGGCTTCCCTTGTCACTTTTACTTGAAGTATCACTACTATCAACAGTACTTTCCTTTAATTGCCCTTGGACGTTATCAAGCAATTAAGTCTCTTTAA
- a CDS encoding response regulator transcription factor, translating to MTHILLVEDEVKLARFLELELNYQGYQVSVAYDGLTAMIAARQLQLDLIILDGKIPGLSAWEICHRLGNSAKNIPIILLTAKDEVTSRIAGLDASTADYVVKPFNIEELLAKVCTHLRKTQQADAADK from the coding sequence ATGACGCACATCTTACTGGTTGAAGATGAAGTCAAACTAGCACGATTTCTGGAATTGGAACTAAACTATCAAGGGTATCAGGTTAGTGTCGCCTACGATGGATTAACTGCAATGATTGCAGCCCGGCAATTGCAGCTAGATTTGATAATTTTAGATGGGAAAATTCCTGGTTTATCGGCGTGGGAAATTTGCCACCGCTTGGGGAATAGTGCCAAAAATATACCGATAATATTGTTAACGGCTAAAGATGAAGTCACCTCTCGCATTGCTGGTTTAGATGCTAGTACTGCCGATTATGTAGTCAAACCCTTTAATATTGAGGAATTATTAGCTAAAGTCTGCACTCATTTACGAAAAACGCAACAAGCAGATGCAGCCGATAAGTAG
- a CDS encoding GNAT family N-acetyltransferase, translated as MFQYRFKRSFSSDPNLSDTIGDRLFDLMEATFPGLNDLAECGRKLGAPWEKASTPFIRFHDDVAITHVGVLEIPMVILGQRVTVGGIHGVATREEFRRRGYYREVMEEALEYCDQIYETLVLTTPEPEYYLPFGFRVVEEYIFHVQCSSKGNVDGWRILDFSDNQDLTLLHRLLETRAPVSHVVGVVNEKPVFFVNEGSRNLYYAEDLDLIACIEIESEKLHIFDLVSPKICSLKDILPRIPQLITEVIIYFHPELLDVENVQVLPHKLEDTVLMVRGKFAAEGEKFMLPRSARC; from the coding sequence ATGTTTCAATATCGATTTAAACGCTCATTCTCAAGTGATCCTAACTTAAGCGACACCATAGGCGATCGCCTTTTTGACTTGATGGAAGCCACATTCCCTGGACTTAATGATTTAGCGGAATGTGGCAGAAAATTAGGTGCGCCCTGGGAAAAGGCTTCAACTCCGTTCATTCGCTTTCATGATGATGTAGCTATTACCCATGTAGGTGTATTAGAAATTCCGATGGTAATTTTGGGACAAAGGGTAACAGTTGGTGGAATCCACGGAGTCGCTACCCGTGAGGAATTTCGGAGACGAGGCTATTATCGGGAGGTGATGGAGGAAGCACTGGAATATTGCGACCAAATTTATGAAACTTTAGTATTAACAACACCAGAACCAGAATATTATTTACCTTTTGGTTTTCGGGTTGTAGAAGAATATATTTTTCATGTGCAGTGTAGTTCCAAAGGTAATGTAGATGGCTGGAGAATCCTTGATTTTTCAGACAACCAAGATTTAACATTACTCCATAGACTTTTGGAAACACGCGCACCAGTTTCTCATGTAGTTGGGGTAGTGAATGAAAAGCCCGTGTTTTTTGTTAACGAAGGCAGTAGAAACTTATATTATGCAGAAGATTTAGACTTAATTGCCTGTATAGAAATAGAAAGTGAAAAATTACATATTTTTGATTTAGTATCACCCAAGATATGCTCATTAAAAGATATATTGCCTAGAATACCTCAATTAATTACAGAAGTAATCATTTACTTTCATCCAGAACTACTTGATGTCGAGAATGTGCAAGTATTACCGCATAAATTAGAGGACACCGTGTTAATGGTGCGTGGGAAATTCGCGGCTGAAGGTGAGAAATTTATGCTACCCCGTTCTGCAAGGTGTTAG
- a CDS encoding hydrogenase maturation protease, with translation MKKTVMVIGYGNDLRSDDGIGQRIANEVASWRLPSVESLAVHQLTPDLADSLASVDLAIFIDACLPVHGFDVKVQPLFAAGDIDSNVHTGDPRSLLALTKAIYGNCPTAWWVTIPGANFEIGDRFSRTAETGKAIALVKIIQILDKVNNLWFEVGAVA, from the coding sequence ATGAAGAAGACCGTAATGGTGATTGGATATGGTAATGATTTGCGGAGTGATGACGGTATAGGACAACGGATAGCGAATGAAGTAGCGTCTTGGCGTTTACCATCTGTTGAATCTCTTGCAGTCCATCAACTTACACCTGATTTAGCGGACTCACTAGCGAGTGTTGACTTGGCTATTTTTATTGATGCTTGTTTACCAGTACATGGTTTTGATGTCAAAGTGCAGCCACTCTTCGCTGCTGGCGATATTGATAGTAATGTACATACAGGTGATCCACGATCGCTTTTAGCCTTAACCAAAGCCATCTACGGTAATTGTCCAACAGCTTGGTGGGTAACGATTCCAGGCGCTAACTTTGAAATAGGCGATCGCTTTTCACGCACTGCGGAAACCGGGAAGGCGATCGCTTTAGTTAAAATTATTCAAATACTTGACAAAGTAAATAATTTATGGTTTGAAGTTGGAGCAGTAGCGTAA
- a CDS encoding glycosyltransferase, giving the protein MGAFFLGLILLSLVIWLGLLFFWGQFWRLDQRLEGEEIPLQSLPKICAVIPARNEAEFIPISLRSLLLQDYPGDLHIFLVDDQSTDGTAAFAEGVAHAVDKAQQLHIVSGESLPPAWSGKLWAVEQGIQKAKTLAPDYFFLTDADIEHDVSNLRRLVAKALQEDLDLASVMVKLRCESFWEKLLIPAFVFFFQKLYPFRWVNNPKNKMAAAAGGSILIRREVLEQIGGIQVIRQALIDDCTLAQVVKSGRLGDKLNNAIARKIWLGLSSSTRSLRPYESLQTIWAMVARTAYTQLNYSPWLLLGTVVGMTLIYLLPPVATIIGVLMGDWRITLTGLGVWLLMSLAYLPTIRFYKRSPLLAFSLPAIAFLYTLMTIDSAFRHWQGRGGAWKGRVYPG; this is encoded by the coding sequence ATGGGTGCGTTCTTTTTAGGGTTAATATTGTTATCTTTGGTCATTTGGTTGGGATTACTATTTTTTTGGGGACAGTTTTGGCGATTAGACCAGAGATTAGAAGGTGAAGAGATTCCGTTACAATCTTTACCGAAAATTTGTGCGGTTATCCCTGCACGTAACGAAGCTGAGTTCATACCGATTAGCTTGCGATCGCTCCTTCTTCAAGATTATCCTGGAGACTTACACATCTTTTTAGTTGATGACCAAAGTACAGATGGTACAGCCGCTTTTGCTGAAGGGGTAGCCCACGCTGTAGACAAAGCCCAACAATTACACATTGTTTCTGGCGAATCCTTACCCCCCGCTTGGTCTGGTAAACTCTGGGCAGTTGAACAAGGTATTCAAAAAGCCAAAACCCTTGCACCAGATTATTTTTTTCTCACCGATGCAGACATTGAACATGATGTCAGCAACCTGCGGCGATTAGTCGCCAAAGCCCTACAAGAAGATTTAGACCTGGCATCTGTAATGGTAAAACTCAGGTGTGAAAGCTTTTGGGAAAAATTATTAATTCCCGCCTTCGTCTTTTTCTTTCAAAAACTCTACCCCTTTCGCTGGGTAAATAACCCCAAAAACAAAATGGCGGCTGCTGCTGGTGGGTCTATTTTAATTCGTCGAGAAGTCCTAGAACAAATTGGTGGTATTCAAGTCATTCGCCAGGCCTTAATTGATGACTGCACCCTCGCACAAGTCGTCAAGTCTGGTAGGCTAGGAGACAAATTAAACAATGCTATTGCCAGAAAAATCTGGCTAGGCCTAAGTTCATCAACTCGCAGTCTACGACCATATGAATCTTTGCAAACAATTTGGGCTATGGTAGCGCGGACTGCATACACTCAGTTAAATTATTCCCCCTGGTTACTTTTGGGAACTGTTGTAGGGATGACGTTGATTTATTTGCTCCCACCTGTAGCTACTATTATCGGTGTATTGATGGGAGATTGGAGAATTACGCTGACAGGTTTAGGCGTATGGTTGCTGATGTCCTTGGCTTATTTACCCACGATTCGCTTTTATAAACGTTCTCCCTTATTAGCCTTTAGTTTACCAGCGATCGCCTTTCTCTATACCCTCATGACCATTGACTCTGCATTCCGTCATTGGCAAGGGCGCGGTGGTGCGTGGAAAGGTAGAGTATACCCAGGCTAG